One Fusarium oxysporum f. sp. lycopersici 4287 chromosome 8, whole genome shotgun sequence genomic region harbors:
- a CDS encoding hypothetical protein (At least one base has a quality score < 10), whose amino-acid sequence MADGVLTPAQSVLGAIQGIKVANPNLGTSAIVGISCGILVALFLIQPFGTSKIGTMFAPVVAIWLLFNLCAGIYNLAVHDYTVLKAFSPHFAFSYLVRNGHEGWKSLGGLLLAFTGVEALFADLGAFSKRAVQLSWICLAYPCLLIAYIGQAAASRNSVFYNSDRETRSHGKSQAMITSPFQLLTQIMRLSYFPHIKVIHTSQTFHEQVYMPMANWLLMIGTVIITAVYNNTTSLGNAYGVCVITVTFITTCMVSLVAILVWRLPAYIVVPLWLVFASLDAAFLSSVYEKVPDGAWFTLLLAFILSCLFTLWRFGKECQWEAESQDQLSPQALLFPTTATKGPVALTSTFGGTPISTVPGLGIFFDKSGITNTLPPSFFQFVIKFAARPAVVVLFNMRPLPVPTVPLTDRYIIRRVSEIDSCYAITLRHGYTDNILYPGLAQDVVQQIAISIARGRRNDMTAAELDMMQSSRNSPTVYILGKETIKIGWPSVLSPKAYLRSWLLWTFLWLRENSRTKLADLDIDADKVVEVGFIKEL is encoded by the exons ATGGCTGATGGCGTGCTGACACCAGCTCAGTCTGTCCTAGGAGCTATTCAAGGAATAAAGGTCGCCAATCCTAACCTGGGAACCTCTGCCATCGTCGGCATCTCGTGTGGCATACTTGTTGCACTTTTCCTCATCCAGCCATTTGGCACATCAAAGATCGGTACTATGTTTGCACCGGTTGTCGCCATCTGGTTGCTGTTCAACCTATGCGCTGGTATTTATAACCTCGCTGTTCACGATTACACTGTCCTCAAGGCATTCAGTCCACACTTTGCTTTCTCATACCTTGTGCGCAACGGACACGAGGGCTGGAAATCCTTAGGCGGTCTGCTCTTAGCTTTTACAGGCGTCGAGGCCTTATTCGCGGACCTGGGAGCATTCAGTAAACGTGCAGTGCAACTATCGTGGATATGCTTGGCTTATCCTTGCCTGCTCATCGCATACATAGGACAGGCCGC TGCCTCCAGGAACTCTGTATTTTATAATAGTGATAGAGAAACTCGCAGCCATGGCAAATCTCAAGCCATGATAACTTCACCCTTTCAGCTTCTTACTCAGATCATGAGGCTCTCATACTTTCCTCATATCAAAGTTATTCATACTAGTCAGACTTTCCACGAGCAGGTCTACATGCCAATGGCAAATTGGCTGCTTATGATTGGTACGGTTATTATTACAGCAGTATACAACAAT ACCACCTCCCTAGGCAACGCATATGGTGTCTGCGTTATCACTGTCACTTTTA TTACGACGTGCATGGTTTCCCTTGTCGCAATCCTCGTTTGGAGACTTCCGGCATACATAGTTGTGCCTCTCTGGCTGGTCTTTGCCAGTCTAGATGCAGCCTTTTTATCGTCAGTCTATGAAAAGGTTCCAGACGGCGCATGGTTCACCCTTCTTCTAGCTTTCATCCTCTCCTGTCTCTTTACCCTGTGGCGTTTCGGAAAAGAGTGCCAGTGGGAAGCagaatctcaagatcaacttTCACCCCAGGCGCTCTTGTTTCCTACCACTGCCACGAAAGGCCCTGTGGCTTTAACGTCAACATTTGGTGGAACACCTATCTCTACTGTTCCAGGCCTGGGGATATTCTTTGACAAGTCTGGCATCACCAATACccttcctccttctttcttccaATTCGTCATCAAGTTCGCCGCGCGACCTGCAGTCGTTGTTCTCTTCAACATGCGCCCCCTTCCGGTACCTACAGTCCCATTGACCGATCGATATATTATCAGACGCGTCTCTGAGATCGATTCGTGTTATGCCATTACACTGCGCCATGGCTACACAGACAACATTTTATATCCGGGTCTCGCTCAAGATGTTGTTCAACAAATTGCGATTTCAATCGCAAGGGGTCGACGCAACGATATGACAGCTGCCGAGCTAGACATGATGCAATCTTCACGGAACTCTCCAACTGTGTACATTCTTGGTAAAGAGACGATTAAAATTGGTTGGCCAAGTGTCCTATCCCCCAAGGCTTATCTCCGATCCTGGCTGCTGTGGACTTTTCTTTGGCTTCGAGAAAACTCTCGAACTAAGCTTGCTGATCTTGATATTGACGCTGACAAAGTAGTCGAGGTTGGGTTCATCAAAGAACTGTAG